A stretch of DNA from Planococcus antarcticus DSM 14505:
TCGTAATTTTGATAAGTTTTGTTCGTCATCCAAAGCAAGATGGACCAAATGTAGTAGAAAAACAACGCACCAAATGCCAATGTGTAGAAATGCTTTTCGATGAGATGAGTGCGGTCGTTGAATAATGCCTGCACTTCGCCGATTGGACCGAAGCCCAATATGCTGATAATGGGCAGAAACAGCAGCACTAGCGAAAAAGTGGCAAAACCCACTTTGAAGACATAGATATCCATAATGAATTTAACGGAAAAAATAATCAAAATGAATAGATTCCATGGATCATCGGTATTGAAAACCTGACCTGCACGAAGCAGGTAGTAGATCACTGAAATCCCAGTTAGTAAATTAACGATGATAAACAGGACTTTTTCAAATCGATCATCGGCCTCAATATGCTTTTCCATCGTCTCATTCCCCTATTTATAATTCCCTTTTTCGACAACTCAATGCCTTCCTATCTGCTGCCTTTTTTAAGAAGGCGTCGTCGCAGATAACAGGTAGGATTTCCTGTTGTTTTTTTTGGACTGGATATAAAGATAAGACAAAATCTCAAGAGGCAAAAAAGTGGATAGATAATAGAACAGGAACTTTACCGATATCCGGTCGCGCTTAAAACCTTCTGACAAAATCCTTCTGGACAGTTGAATAGTTTCTTTGTTTCGACCGACTATTCCTGTTCGGAAAATGACTTTCCAAATGGTCAAAACAAAACGCTGGAAAGTTGATTTCCGTTGTTTCCGCGCCAACTCTTTGTATTTTTTAAAAATACTCAAATGTCCATTGAGCACCGATATTTTATTGGTGGTAATGCGTTCACCGCTATGATGGTAGAACAACACCATGCTTTCTTTGACATAATCGAATTTTGTTACTTGAGCCAGCCTTATGTACAAATCCCAATCCTGGCAACTTGGCAACCCTGCATCAAAACCCTGCACTTGATCTAGCACTTCTTTTTTTACTAATACCGATGATGTCGTGTCGATGCAATTAGACTCGAACAAATTCGACAATATATTTCCCTGGTATTCAGGAATTATTTTGCGGGTAGGCTGATTGTTTTCATTGACCACTTGGACGCCTGTATAAATCACACCCACATCCGGCCGATCCGCAAAAAGCTGCAACTGCTTTTCCAATTTGTCAGGAAGCCATTGATCATCCGAATCCAAAAAGCCGATAAATCTCCCCGTGGCCATTTTGATGCCGGTATTTCTGGCTTCCGATCCCCCTTTATTGGTATCGTGTTTCAAGTAAATGATGCGGTCATCCTGCATCTCTTGAACGACCTCTGCCGTGTCATCTGTCGAAAAATCATCGATAATGATGATTTCAAAATTTTGGTGACTTTGGTTCTCTAGGCTTTTCACCGCTTTTTTCAGCAGTTCCGATCGATTGTACGTCGGAATAATGACGCTGACTTTATCATTTAAGATTACCATTAGATTTCATCCCCCTCCCCCGATAAGGAACCCGCTTCCACTACTACTCCGTAATAGCGCTTTTTTCTCCATTTACTAAATTGCAGTCATGCGTGACCATAATTTCTACGAGTTCTTCAAACGATGTGGAAGTCGGATTCCATCCGAGTAACTTTTTCGCTTTAGAAGGGTCGCCCAGCAATTGCTCAACTTCTGACAAGCGGAAATATTCAGGGTTCACTTCAACCACTACTTCCCCCGTTTTTGCGTTGATACCTTTTTCTTCAACTCCTTCGCCCTGCCATTCCACTTCAATTCCAGCATGTTTGAAAGCTAATGTCGCGAATTCGCGGACCGTGTGCATTTCTCCTGTCGCAATGACAAAATCCTCTGGTGTATCATGCTGCAGAATCAACCACATGCACTCTACATAATCCTTAGCATAGCCCCAGTCCCGCTTGGCATCCAGATTTCCCAATAAGATTTTATCCTGCTTGCCACCTGCGATACGAGCAACTGCCATGGTGATTTTGCGCGTAACGAAGGTTTCGCCGCGACGCTCTGATTCATGGTTGAATAAGATGCCGTTCACCGCGAACATATCGTACGACTCCCGGTAGTTTTTCGTAATCCAGTAGCCGTATAATTTTGCAACGCCATAAGGAGAACGCGGGTAAAATGGTGTCGTTTCCTTTTGTGGAACTTCCTGCACTTTGCCGTACAGCTCTGATGTAGATGCCTGGTAAATACGCGTTTTTTTCTCCAGCCCCAAAATACGAACAGCTTCCAAAATGCGTAAAGTGCCGATACCGTCAACATCTGCCGTATATTCGGGTGTCTCAAATGACACTTTCACATGGGACATTGCCGCCAAATTATAGATTTCATCCGGTTTAATTTCGCTGATCAGTCGAATAATATTGGAAGTATCTGTCATGTCTCCGTAGTGAATATAAAAATTCTCACTTGATTTTAGTTCTTCGATGTATAAATGTTCGATCCGGCTCGTATTAAAGCTTGAGCTCCTGCGAATGATGCCATGCACTTCATAGCCTTTCTCTAATAAAAAATCCGATAGAAACGAGCCGTCCTGGCCGTTTACTCCTGTAATCAATGCCTTTTTCATCGTCTTCCTCCTCAATTGGTCAGCAGTGTATTTTTTTCTACGTGTTCCAAAAACCAGCCATAAGCCATCCCTAGGCCATCATCCAATGGGATTTCCGCCTGCCAGCCTAGGCCAGTCAAACGGCTAATATCCACTAATTTTCGAGGAGCGCCATCTGGCTTTGAAGTATTAAAAATAATTTCTCCTTTATACCCGACCGTATTCCCGATTTTTTCTGCCAGCTCTTTAATGGAAATGTCTTTCCCCATCCCAATATTGACCAAGTCGTTGCCGCTGTAAGTATTCATCAAATAAACCGCCGCATCCGCCAAATCATCGGAATAAAGAAATTCCCGTTTTGGCGTTCCAGTTCCCCAGACCTCTACCGTCTGCGTATTGTTCAATTTAGCTTCATGGAACTTCCGAATCAGTGCTGGCAGAACATGCGAACTATTTAAATCGAAATTGTCATTCGGTCCGTACAAATTAGTTGGCATGATAGAAATAAAATTCGTACCGTATTGCCGGTTATAAGATTGGCACATTTTAATGCCAGCAATTTTAGCGATAGCGTATGGCTCGTTAGTCGGTTCGAGTTCACCAGTCAATAGCGAGTCCTCTCTCATCGGCTGCGCAGCCAGCTTTGGATAAATACATGTACTGCCGAGAAACAGCAGTTTTTTGACACCATTCTGATGTGCAGCATCGATAACATTCGTTTGAATCATTAAATTATCGCGGATGAACTCTGCCGGATAGTCGTTATTCGCCATAATACCGCCCACTTTGGCAGCTGCCAGAAAAACATACTCAGGTTGCTCTTCTTCAAAAAACGCATCAACCTGATCGCGCTTGGTTAAATCTAATTGATGACTGGTCCGAAACACAAGATTGGAATAGCCGCTATCCTGTAACTTTCTCACAATTGCAGAGCCTACCAATCCCCGGTGCCCAGCCACGTAAATTTTTGAATCTGAATTCATAAATACCCCACCTTTTTTTAATGTCTGCCATGTATAAATACATGGACGCCAGTATCTGTTTTATGCTCTTTTATGGGAACTAAATAAAAAATCGAAATTCGCCCTTATACCTAAGACTATATGCTTACTAATCGATTTCATTTTTCCATTCTACCATACAATAGTCTATATATTACAGATAATTTCGATTATTTGATAATTTAAATAATAAAAGTTTGCTAATATTACGAATTCTGGGTTGGTTGCGACTGTAGCACGCCGCACACCTGCTCCATTTTCGCATCCACTAGATCCGGTCATGAGACTCGCGCGACAGGACGCCGCGGCTCCATATGCCGAAATCTCGCTCCATATTTTAGTAATGAGGTAAAGAACAACGCAATTTCTTTATTCTTTCACCCCTCTTTAATCGCCGTGCGTTTTTGAAAAAAACTTTTTACTTCTACTAGCAGCTTGCGTTGGTTTAAGATCATCAACAATCCGTAAATCAACATACCAATGATCGTATCGATGACCATGATGCCGATTGGTCCGGTCCCTGTTAACTGGGAGTTCAAGACATACAAAGAAGCGAGCATAATGGCTGAGTGAACCATCGGCTTAGCGATTGACATGGACAGTTCACCTAAGCTGTCGCCGATGATCTGTCGGATCCGCACAAAATAGCTGATATAAAACAGCACGACCCTCAAGAGACCAACCGCCAATGCCACAACAATGATTTCTCCAGATAAGCTGGCAAAGTATACAACGACCGGTATGATCGCCAACTGAAACAATTGCCAGTAAAAGCTCCATCTGACCTTCCCGACAGCAATGAACAGGCTGCCGCTCGGATTGCCCAGCGCTTTGAACAGTCCATACAGACAAAGAATTTGGATGATGGTTATGCTGTCCTGCCACTTTTCTCCAAGCAAAATTGGCACGGCATATGGAGCCACAATAATGACTCCTGCCAGTAATGGCGCATTAAAGCTGGTCAGCATATTGGTGATCAGCAGATAGGCTCTGCGCAATTTGCGGCTATCGAGTTGGATTTTCGAGAATACCGGAAAAGCCACTCGGTTGATCATGGAGTTCAGTTTCTGGACCGGTTGCATGATTAGGTTCATGGCCATGCTGTAATAGCCGAGTGCCACGGATCCTAAGGTGATACCGATGATCATCTGATCAATTTTTGTCGTGAAATAATTGATGCTGGTCGAGCCAAGACGGTACATGCCGAATGACACAAATACGTTGATAGAAGCCCAAGAAAATACCAGCTGGGGTCTTGTTTCCCGATTCCGGTAACCACCGATCATCCAAGGAATGCTTTTGATTAGGGACGTGACGATATGCCCGTATACTAGAGACCAGGCACCGAGACCAGTAAAAGCAGCAAGATAAATAGTAAGCAGCACACCCATGGTTGTAGCCAGAATCTCATTTTTGGTAATTTGCTCAAATTCCAGTTTTTTGGTGGCAATTGTTTGGAATTGCAGGCCAAATGGCAGGATCAGAAAGCTGATGCCGACCACTTGGATCATTGCCGTTAAACTGGGTTCACCAAATAGTAGTGCGATAACCGGAGCCGCCAGCAATAAGATAAGAAATAGCACCAGTCCAACGAAAATTGAAAACCAGTAAAGGCTAGACAGCTCGAGCTTGGAGATTTTCTCTTTCTGGATAATGGCGTCTGTGATGCCCATTTCCAAGAATAATTGCGAAAACTGAATGACAATCTGCACCATAGCGATCAGCCCAAAAATCTCCGGGCCCAACACCCTGCCCAAAATAAGCAATTGAGCAATTTGCAAGACACTGGTCACGAGCATTGAAATGGAAGTAAGTTTCACGCTGTTCACTGCTTGATTTTTTAAAGATGCCATATATCATTCCTCTAATCGCATTTAATATAAAATTTTTTTCCACATATTTCGGCGTTGCTTCGGAAATATTCCATACGGCCGATCTTCTGCAAAATCTTCGGGAAATCCGTTCAAGTCAAACGAATCACGGACACTTGGCGGCCGTTGCTCATATTGATACAGGAATTCAAAATCGATAACCTTCAGCCCTTCAGATGTCAGCAAAATATTACCTGGATGGAAATCAATCAGCGCGTAGCCTTTGTTATAGAAAAATTCATTGATGCTGAATATCTCTTGCTTATGTTTGCGTTTCAAGATTTGCTTTTTGATATGCCAGCTTTCTGTCATTTTATTGGTTTTCAAGTAAGGAACGATGATGTAGTTTTCTCCGCTCCGGATCAGTTTTGGAATAAATTCGCATTCTTTGCTCAATTCTCCATACACGAATTTTTCACGTTCCAAAAACCGCTCTTTGCCAGCTTTATAGGTTTTTTTCACCGCTCTTTTTCCTTGGTATTCGACAATTTCAACCTTGGCGCGCCTTTTTTTCTCAGACACATCTGCAATCACTTTTTCCGACGTACGGTAAGCTTCGTCCCATTTGGTGACAAGGGCTTTGATTTCCTGAAGGAGATCAGGAGCGACCGCAGAGATATAATCCAATGCCTCAATTTCGTCATCTGCACTGTGAAGCGGATTGGCGCGTTCTTCCTTCGACAAGCTGAAATTGATTTCTGACCGCAGCTGCTCTTTTAGCAAATAATGCTCGTTTGAGACATGTGGGTATTTTTTCTTCATTTTTGTATTCAGCGATTTTGGATGATAATCATACATGATCAGCAAAGTAGATGGCTTTCCACCACTCACCGGCCATGGACCCTGCCCCCAATTGCCGCCCCTCATGCTCTGGGCAGCATTTCTTTTCTGTTCTTCATCGAGTTCGACTGCTCGAACCAAACAAAGGCCGTTCCGCTCGAACCAGTCGACGATCTTATCCGTC
This window harbors:
- a CDS encoding glycosyltransferase family 2 protein, with amino-acid sequence MVILNDKVSVIIPTYNRSELLKKAVKSLENQSHQNFEIIIIDDFSTDDTAEVVQEMQDDRIIYLKHDTNKGGSEARNTGIKMATGRFIGFLDSDDQWLPDKLEKQLQLFADRPDVGVIYTGVQVVNENNQPTRKIIPEYQGNILSNLFESNCIDTTSSVLVKKEVLDQVQGFDAGLPSCQDWDLYIRLAQVTKFDYVKESMVLFYHHSGERITTNKISVLNGHLSIFKKYKELARKQRKSTFQRFVLTIWKVIFRTGIVGRNKETIQLSRRILSEGFKRDRISVKFLFYYLSTFLPLEILSYLYIQSKKNNRKSYLLSATTPS
- the gmd gene encoding GDP-mannose 4,6-dehydratase, translating into MKKALITGVNGQDGSFLSDFLLEKGYEVHGIIRRSSSFNTSRIEHLYIEELKSSENFYIHYGDMTDTSNIIRLISEIKPDEIYNLAAMSHVKVSFETPEYTADVDGIGTLRILEAVRILGLEKKTRIYQASTSELYGKVQEVPQKETTPFYPRSPYGVAKLYGYWITKNYRESYDMFAVNGILFNHESERRGETFVTRKITMAVARIAGGKQDKILLGNLDAKRDWGYAKDYVECMWLILQHDTPEDFVIATGEMHTVREFATLAFKHAGIEVEWQGEGVEEKGINAKTGEVVVEVNPEYFRLSEVEQLLGDPSKAKKLLGWNPTSTSFEELVEIMVTHDCNLVNGEKSAITE
- the fcl gene encoding GDP-L-fucose synthase encodes the protein MNSDSKIYVAGHRGLVGSAIVRKLQDSGYSNLVFRTSHQLDLTKRDQVDAFFEEEQPEYVFLAAAKVGGIMANNDYPAEFIRDNLMIQTNVIDAAHQNGVKKLLFLGSTCIYPKLAAQPMREDSLLTGELEPTNEPYAIAKIAGIKMCQSYNRQYGTNFISIMPTNLYGPNDNFDLNSSHVLPALIRKFHEAKLNNTQTVEVWGTGTPKREFLYSDDLADAAVYLMNTYSGNDLVNIGMGKDISIKELAEKIGNTVGYKGEIIFNTSKPDGAPRKLVDISRLTGLGWQAEIPLDDGLGMAYGWFLEHVEKNTLLTN
- a CDS encoding MOP flippase family protein, with the protein product MASLKNQAVNSVKLTSISMLVTSVLQIAQLLILGRVLGPEIFGLIAMVQIVIQFSQLFLEMGITDAIIQKEKISKLELSSLYWFSIFVGLVLFLILLLAAPVIALLFGEPSLTAMIQVVGISFLILPFGLQFQTIATKKLEFEQITKNEILATTMGVLLTIYLAAFTGLGAWSLVYGHIVTSLIKSIPWMIGGYRNRETRPQLVFSWASINVFVSFGMYRLGSTSINYFTTKIDQMIIGITLGSVALGYYSMAMNLIMQPVQKLNSMINRVAFPVFSKIQLDSRKLRRAYLLITNMLTSFNAPLLAGVIIVAPYAVPILLGEKWQDSITIIQILCLYGLFKALGNPSGSLFIAVGKVRWSFYWQLFQLAIIPVVVYFASLSGEIIVVALAVGLLRVVLFYISYFVRIRQIIGDSLGELSMSIAKPMVHSAIMLASLYVLNSQLTGTGPIGIMVIDTIIGMLIYGLLMILNQRKLLVEVKSFFQKRTAIKEG